Proteins encoded in a region of the Candidatus Providencia siddallii genome:
- the mraY gene encoding phospho-N-acetylmuramoyl-pentapeptide-transferase produces MLVYLAKLLVNKFFIFNIFLSLTFRIIFVLLSSFFIALYIGKPLIKYLKKIQISQIVRNDGPKTHFSKRGTPTMGGLIVFFSIIFSILLFGVLDNIYTWFVLFILITHGIIGFIDDYSKISKRNSNGLNAYWKYFWQSLTSLLVIFTIYNFEKNTQATQLVIPFLKETTPQLGILYIFIAYFVIVGTSNAVNLTDGLDGLAIMPTVFISAAFALIAWLTSNVNFANNLNIPFLPNAIELIIICTAIVGSGLGFLWFNSYPAQIFMGDIGSLSLGGTLGTIAVLLRQELLLIIMGGVFVIETISVILQVFSFKIRKKRIFLMTPIHHHYELKGLPEPFITTRFWIVSLILVFIGLLILKIRWYD; encoded by the coding sequence ATGTTAGTTTATTTAGCTAAATTATTAGTAAATAAATTTTTTATATTTAATATTTTTTTATCATTAACATTTAGAATTATTTTTGTTTTATTAAGTTCATTTTTTATTGCTTTATATATAGGAAAACCATTAATTAAATATCTAAAAAAAATTCAAATTTCTCAAATAGTTCGTAATGATGGTCCAAAAACACATTTTAGTAAACGCGGAACACCAACAATGGGAGGTTTAATTGTTTTTTTTTCAATTATTTTTTCTATTTTATTATTTGGTGTTTTAGATAACATATATACTTGGTTTGTATTATTTATACTCATTACTCATGGAATTATAGGGTTTATAGATGATTATAGTAAAATATCAAAAAGAAATTCAAACGGTCTAAATGCATATTGGAAATATTTTTGGCAATCTTTAACATCATTACTTGTAATTTTTACTATATATAATTTTGAAAAAAATACACAAGCAACACAATTAGTTATACCTTTTTTAAAAGAAACAACTCCTCAATTAGGAATATTATATATTTTTATTGCATATTTTGTAATTGTAGGAACAAGTAATGCTGTTAATTTAACAGATGGATTAGATGGTTTAGCTATTATGCCAACAGTATTTATATCAGCAGCTTTTGCATTAATTGCTTGGCTAACAAGTAATGTAAATTTTGCTAATAATTTAAATATTCCATTTTTACCTAATGCAATTGAATTAATAATTATTTGTACAGCTATAGTTGGTTCAGGACTTGGTTTTTTATGGTTTAATAGTTACCCAGCACAAATATTTATGGGTGATATTGGTTCCTTGTCTTTAGGTGGGACGTTAGGTACAATTGCTGTATTATTACGACAAGAGTTATTATTAATAATAATGGGTGGTGTTTTTGTAATTGAAACTATATCAGTAATTTTACAAGTTTTTTCTTTTAAAATACGTAAAAAGAGAATTTTTTTAATGACCCCAATTCATCATCATTATGAATTAAAAGGGTTACCAGAACCATTTATAACAACACGTTTTTGGATTGTTTCATTAATATTGGTATTTATAGGATTACTTATTTTAAAAATACGTTGATATGATTAA
- the murD gene encoding UDP-N-acetylmuramoyl-L-alanine--D-glutamate ligase: MIKCKKTQYKNKNIIILGLGITGLSCVKYFLKKGITPIVVDNNYIPKYLNELPKNVKLHIGKLNKTLLKNTKLIIISPGIKITELESQEILKNNIEIISDIELFCRETNKPIIAITGTNGKSTVTSLVGEIIKSAKISVGIGGNIGIPALSLLNLGYDIYVLELSSFQLERTYSLKAFSATILNVCEDHMDRYSLNFKKYYKTKLKIYNNAKNCIINIQDFLTFPKKRLIKECISFGLDNGNYLFDTKQCVLKVNNKTVLDVNEMNIIGQHNYLNALSALALADTINIPRNISLQTLKKYSGLKHRFQLVLFNKGVYWINDSKSTNVASTEAALKSLKTSGNVYLLLGGDGKSADFSPLKKYINDNFQIYCFGYDRKKLSKISPNKSIITKTMNESLYLLSLKLKKGDTVLLSPACSSLDQFKNFEHRGDVFTKLAKRLG, from the coding sequence ATGATTAAATGTAAAAAAACACAATATAAAAACAAAAACATAATTATTTTAGGTTTAGGAATAACAGGGTTATCTTGTGTCAAATATTTTTTAAAAAAAGGTATAACTCCTATTGTTGTTGATAATAATTATATACCAAAATATTTAAACGAACTACCAAAAAATGTAAAATTACATATTGGTAAGTTAAATAAAACATTATTAAAAAACACAAAATTAATTATCATAAGCCCAGGTATTAAAATAACAGAACTTGAATCACAAGAAATATTAAAAAATAACATTGAAATTATTAGTGATATCGAATTATTTTGCAGAGAAACTAATAAACCAATTATTGCTATAACTGGTACAAATGGTAAAAGTACAGTAACTTCACTTGTTGGAGAAATAATAAAATCTGCAAAGATTTCAGTAGGTATCGGTGGAAATATTGGAATTCCTGCTTTATCATTGCTTAATTTAGGATACGATATATATGTTTTAGAACTTTCTAGTTTTCAACTTGAAAGAACATATAGTTTGAAAGCTTTTTCTGCCACTATACTTAATGTATGTGAAGACCATATGGATAGATATTCTTTAAATTTTAAAAAATATTATAAAACAAAACTAAAAATATACAATAATGCAAAAAATTGCATTATAAATATTCAAGATTTTTTAACTTTTCCAAAAAAACGTTTAATAAAAGAATGTATAAGTTTTGGTTTGGATAATGGTAATTATTTATTTGATACAAAACAATGTGTTTTAAAAGTAAATAACAAAACTGTGTTAGATGTTAATGAAATGAATATTATTGGTCAACATAATTATCTTAATGCATTATCAGCTCTTGCTTTAGCGGATACAATAAATATTCCACGTAATATAAGTTTACAAACATTAAAAAAATATTCAGGATTAAAACATCGTTTTCAATTAGTTTTATTTAATAAAGGAGTTTATTGGATTAATGATTCTAAATCAACAAACGTAGCTAGCACTGAAGCCGCATTAAAAAGTTTAAAAACAAGTGGTAATGTTTATTTATTATTAGGAGGCGACGGTAAATCCGCAGATTTTTCACCATTAAAAAAATATATAAATGATAATTTTCAAATATATTGTTTTGGATACGATAGAAAAAAATTATCAAAAATATCACCTAATAAATCTATTATAACTAAAACAATGAACGAAAGTTTATATTTATTATCCTTAAAATTAAAAAAAGGTGATACTGTATTATTATCACCAGCATGTTCAAGTTTAGATCAATTTAAAAATTTTGAACATCGTGGTGACGTTTTTACTAAATTAGCTAAAAGATTAGGTTAA
- the murE gene encoding UDP-N-acetylmuramoyl-L-alanyl-D-glutamate--2,6-diaminopimelate ligase, which produces MTNNNLYHILLPFGIKAPQNIFLKNIKIDSRKVCAGDLFIAIKGQKLDGKNYITQAISQGASAIIADTQNELEKGKIYFKNNIPIIYLNNLNCKISLIANIFYNFPSSKMKLIGITGTNGKTTVSYLIAQLAKIIGEKSAVIGTNGYGIYGDKLIYSGYTTNSAVDIQLELMYLLKKNASLTAIEVSSHGLVQNRVSSLNFDSAIFTNLTHDHLDFHHNMKNYEAAKWLLFSNIKTKNQIINIDDKIGLKWSKLLPKSCLVTIKNCIPNNWDGYWLKATKIKYFNYEFLIKLNSSWGNGVIKSKLIGIFNITNLLLALSSLLMLNYSFKKLLIASNSLHSVIGRMEILKYYNKPIVIVDYAHTPDALEKALIAARLYCKKQLWCIFGCGGDRDSTKRSLMGSIAEKLADKIIITNDNPRNENQLKIINDILKGILNPKSVSIILDRSEAIANTISKATIDDVIMIAGKGHENFQIINQKTIEYSDRLIVKKLLNEVI; this is translated from the coding sequence GTGACTAATAATAATCTTTACCATATTCTTTTACCTTTTGGAATAAAAGCTCCACAAAATATTTTTTTAAAAAATATAAAAATAGATAGTAGAAAAGTTTGTGCAGGAGATTTATTTATTGCTATAAAAGGACAAAAACTAGATGGTAAAAATTATATTACTCAAGCAATTTCACAAGGTGCATCGGCTATTATTGCAGATACACAAAACGAATTAGAAAAAGGTAAAATTTATTTTAAAAATAACATACCTATTATTTATCTAAATAATTTAAATTGTAAAATATCATTAATTGCTAACATATTTTATAATTTTCCATCATCAAAAATGAAACTAATCGGAATAACTGGAACAAATGGTAAAACTACTGTTTCTTATTTAATTGCACAATTAGCAAAAATAATTGGAGAAAAAAGTGCTGTAATAGGAACTAATGGGTATGGTATCTATGGAGATAAATTAATTTATTCTGGTTATACAACAAATTCTGCTGTAGATATTCAATTAGAACTTATGTATTTATTAAAAAAAAATGCATCATTAACTGCTATTGAAGTATCTTCACATGGATTAGTACAAAATAGAGTATCATCACTTAATTTTGATTCTGCTATATTTACTAATTTAACCCATGATCATCTTGATTTTCACCATAATATGAAAAATTATGAAGCAGCTAAATGGTTATTATTTTCTAATATTAAAACAAAAAATCAAATTATAAATATTGATGATAAAATAGGATTAAAATGGTCAAAGTTATTGCCAAAATCTTGTTTAGTAACAATTAAAAATTGTATTCCAAATAATTGGGATGGTTATTGGTTAAAAGCAACAAAAATTAAATATTTTAATTATGAATTTTTGATAAAATTAAATTCTTCTTGAGGAAATGGTGTAATAAAAAGTAAATTGATAGGAATATTTAATATTACTAATTTATTATTGGCTTTATCAAGTTTATTAATGTTAAATTATTCTTTTAAAAAATTACTTATTGCAAGTAATTCATTACATTCAGTTATAGGTCGAATGGAAATTTTAAAATATTATAATAAACCAATTGTTATTGTTGATTATGCACATACGCCTGATGCTTTAGAAAAAGCGCTTATAGCTGCACGTTTATATTGCAAAAAACAATTATGGTGTATATTTGGTTGTGGTGGTGATCGTGATTCAACTAAAAGATCACTAATGGGTTCTATAGCTGAAAAGTTAGCTGATAAAATCATTATTACAAATGATAATCCTCGTAATGAAAATCAATTAAAAATTATAAATGATATTTTAAAAGGAATTTTAAATCCAAAATCAGTATCAATTATATTAGATAGAAGTGAAGCTATTGCTAATACAATATCAAAAGCTACAATTGATGATGTAATAATGATAGCAGGTAAAGGACATGAAAATTTTCAAATTATAAATCAAAAAACAATAGAATATTCAGATAGATTAATAGTTAAAAAATTATTAAATGAGGTGATATAA
- a CDS encoding TerC family protein — translation MFNYIFNLKFFLDLFLLTFFEIILSVDNIVFLNITVNKLPAYQQKKVWNIGLILALVVRLIFFISVNWLSNLTIPIFTVLNHLVSIKDLVLSIGGAFLIYKSIKEILYDIKKRKNIKNNYQKKSFFIIIFQIAILDIIFSFDSIMTAIGLCDNLFIMIFAIITAAIFIIFTSKIIDSFIKKYFFIKKLTFLFLILIGINLLLEGMQIYFFKTYVYIIMLFLIIVQLLSNFYIEKH, via the coding sequence ATGTTTAATTATATATTTAATTTAAAATTTTTTTTAGATTTATTTTTATTAACATTTTTTGAGATTATTTTAAGTGTTGATAATATTGTTTTTCTTAATATAACTGTTAATAAACTTCCAGCTTACCAACAAAAAAAAGTATGGAATATAGGATTAATTCTTGCTTTAGTTGTAAGACTTATATTTTTTATTTCTGTTAATTGGTTGTCAAATTTAACGATTCCAATATTTACTGTTTTGAATCATTTAGTTTCTATAAAAGATTTAGTTTTAAGTATTGGCGGGGCTTTTCTTATTTATAAATCTATTAAAGAAATACTTTATGATATAAAAAAACGTAAAAATATTAAAAATAATTATCAAAAAAAATCATTTTTTATAATTATTTTTCAAATAGCGATTTTAGATATTATTTTTAGTTTTGATTCTATTATGACCGCTATTGGTTTATGTGATAATTTATTTATTATGATTTTTGCGATAATTACTGCTGCTATTTTTATTATATTTACTTCAAAAATTATTGATAGTTTTATAAAAAAATATTTTTTTATAAAAAAGTTAACATTTTTATTTTTAATTTTAATTGGTATTAATTTATTATTAGAAGGAATGCAAATATACTTTTTTAAAACATATGTTTATATAATTATGTTATTTTTAATAATTGTTCAGTTACTAAGTAATTTTTATATTGAAAAACATTAA
- the ftsW gene encoding cell division protein FtsW, which translates to MQILYDRILLWIIFGLITIGFIMVFSASIPIGQRLMEDPFYFIKRDILYIIFSLLFSLIIIQIPMIIWEKYSSIFFIFSLIMLIFVLFVGESINGAARWIDIGIIKIQPAEFSKLTLFCYFSSYLNRKSNEINTKLFCFIKSIFILIITSTLLFIQPDLGTVIILVVTTLGLLFLAGVQLCPLIISISIIIFGIFLLILFEPYRWNRIISFLNPWKDPFNTGYQLTQSLMAFGRGKLFGQGLGNSIQKLEYLPEAHTDFIFSVLAEELGFLGVLLILIMLFVLSFKAMIIGKNALMLKKTFNGYFAYSIAIWFIFQSLINIGATSGILPTKGLTLPLISYGGSSFLIMLITMSLLLRIDFETRLKKTIIYKDL; encoded by the coding sequence ATGCAAATTTTATACGATCGAATATTATTATGGATAATATTTGGTTTAATTACAATCGGTTTTATAATGGTATTTTCTGCATCAATACCTATTGGACAACGTTTAATGGAAGATCCATTTTATTTTATTAAACGTGATATTTTATATATTATATTTTCTTTATTATTTTCATTAATTATAATACAAATACCAATGATTATATGGGAAAAATATAGTTCTATTTTTTTTATATTTTCTTTAATAATGTTAATTTTTGTATTATTTGTAGGTGAATCTATAAATGGTGCAGCACGTTGAATTGATATAGGAATAATAAAAATTCAACCCGCTGAATTTTCAAAACTTACATTGTTTTGTTATTTTTCGAGTTATTTAAATCGTAAATCAAATGAAATTAATACAAAATTATTTTGTTTTATAAAATCTATATTTATTTTAATAATAACATCAACACTTTTATTTATACAACCTGATTTAGGAACAGTAATTATATTAGTTGTAACAACTCTTGGATTATTATTTTTAGCTGGAGTACAGTTATGTCCATTAATTATTAGTATATCAATTATTATATTTGGTATATTTTTATTAATTTTGTTTGAACCATATCGTTGGAATCGTATAATATCTTTTTTAAATCCATGGAAAGATCCATTCAATACTGGATACCAATTAACGCAATCATTAATGGCTTTTGGTCGTGGTAAATTATTTGGTCAAGGATTAGGTAATTCTATTCAAAAATTAGAATATTTACCTGAAGCGCATACAGATTTTATATTTTCAGTTTTAGCTGAAGAATTAGGTTTTTTAGGTGTATTATTAATTTTAATAATGTTATTCGTTTTATCATTTAAAGCAATGATAATTGGTAAAAATGCATTAATGTTAAAAAAAACATTTAATGGTTATTTTGCATATTCTATTGCTATTTGGTTTATTTTTCAATCACTTATAAATATAGGTGCAACATCAGGTATTTTACCTACGAAAGGATTAACATTACCTTTAATAAGTTATGGTGGATCTAGTTTTTTGATTATGCTTATAACAATGTCTTTATTATTGCGAATTGATTTTGAAACGCGTCTTAAAAAAACAATAATTTATAAGGATTTATAA
- the ftsL gene encoding cell division protein FtsL encodes MVIKKYNLKKIILHDLLKHNLLQLILLFFIIINAISVIIITYETRFLTILKNNLYEEKDLLDIEWRNLIIEENLFGNHNRIERISIDKLSLIPIEFLNENIIILNNNKINNEIIESNKK; translated from the coding sequence ATGGTTATAAAAAAATATAATTTAAAAAAAATAATTTTACATGATTTATTAAAACATAATTTACTTCAATTAATTTTGTTATTTTTTATTATTATAAATGCTATTTCAGTAATAATAATTACGTACGAAACGCGTTTTTTAACTATATTAAAAAATAATTTGTATGAAGAAAAAGATTTATTAGATATAGAATGGAGAAATTTAATTATCGAAGAAAATTTATTTGGAAATCACAATCGAATTGAACGTATATCTATTGATAAATTATCTTTAATTCCAATTGAATTTTTAAATGAAAATATTATTATTTTAAATAATAATAAAATTAATAATGAAATTATTGAATCAAATAAAAAATAA
- the murF gene encoding UDP-N-acetylmuramoyl-tripeptide--D-alanyl-D-alanine ligase — protein sequence MIKWGDIIIPITLSQLARITKGYIKQKIKKKITIQSISIDSNNITKDCLFIALIGKRFNAHNFIDQVIANGAKLLLVEQELDVNCAQIIVKNTRIAMGQIASWIRQNCKICVIGLTGSSGKTTVKEMLGSILSEYGNTLYTSGNFNNDIGVPLTLFKLTPKHNFAIIEIGASKPNEIKYLTKIIKPNISLVNNLFNAHIEGFQSIKNIKKEKGEIYKITNKTGSVIVNLDSYSKKWKFHPKQTILYFSLNKKQKTNFYASNIQFEKLTTNFILHTPIGDTNIFLQLIGKHNISNALAASALAIAAGATLDHIKQGLKKIKPILGRLYPIYIDKSKILLDDSYNSNNGSMFAAINVLISMPGYKVLVISDTAELGKFSYKYHKNIALIIKNSEINKILSIGKFSTIIKTFNKNTEHFNFKKKILIRLLELIEQNKTISILIKGSRSFHMEEIVNKLKEFFKC from the coding sequence ATTATTAAATGAGGTGATATAATAATCCCTATAACATTATCACAATTAGCAAGAATAACAAAAGGCTATATAAAACAAAAAATTAAAAAAAAAATAACCATACAATCTATAAGCATAGATAGCAATAATATTACAAAAGATTGTTTATTTATTGCATTAATAGGTAAACGTTTTAACGCACATAACTTCATAGATCAAGTTATTGCCAATGGTGCAAAATTATTACTTGTAGAACAAGAATTAGATGTTAATTGTGCACAAATTATTGTTAAAAATACACGTATCGCAATGGGTCAAATAGCATCATGGATAAGACAAAATTGCAAAATATGTGTAATTGGTTTAACAGGATCTTCAGGTAAAACAACTGTAAAAGAAATGTTAGGATCAATATTATCAGAATATGGAAATACATTATATACTTCTGGTAATTTTAATAATGATATTGGAGTTCCTTTAACTTTATTTAAATTAACACCAAAACATAATTTTGCAATAATTGAAATTGGTGCGAGCAAACCAAATGAAATAAAATATCTAACTAAAATTATAAAACCAAATATATCATTAGTAAATAATTTATTTAATGCTCATATTGAAGGTTTTCAATCAATAAAAAATATAAAAAAAGAAAAAGGTGAAATTTATAAAATAACAAATAAAACTGGTTCAGTTATTGTTAATCTTGATAGTTATTCAAAAAAATGGAAATTTCATCCAAAACAAACAATATTATATTTTTCACTAAATAAAAAACAAAAAACAAATTTTTATGCTAGCAATATCCAATTTGAAAAATTAACAACTAATTTCATATTACATACACCAATAGGTGATACAAATATCTTTTTACAATTAATTGGAAAACATAATATTTCTAATGCATTAGCAGCTAGCGCATTAGCAATAGCTGCTGGTGCAACTCTTGATCATATAAAACAAGGTTTAAAAAAAATAAAACCTATATTAGGACGATTATATCCAATTTATATAGATAAATCAAAGATATTATTAGATGATTCTTATAATTCTAATAATGGTTCAATGTTTGCTGCTATTAATGTATTAATATCAATGCCTGGTTATAAAGTTTTAGTAATAAGCGATACTGCTGAACTTGGTAAATTTTCTTATAAATATCATAAAAATATTGCTTTAATTATTAAAAACTCTGAAATAAATAAAATATTAAGTATTGGAAAATTTAGTACAATTATAAAAACATTTAATAAAAATACTGAACATTTTAATTTTAAAAAAAAAATATTAATTAGATTATTAGAATTAATAGAACAAAACAAAACTATTTCTATTTTAATAAAAGGTTCACGATCTTTTCATATGGAAGAAATTGTTAATAAATTAAAGGAGTTTTTCAAATGTTAG
- the rsmH gene encoding 16S rRNA (cytosine(1402)-N(4))-methyltransferase RsmH, with amino-acid sequence MIKKQYKHIAVLQEEAINGLNIKPNGIYIDGTFGTGGHSKLILNKLNKNGRLIVIDRDPEAIKIAKSIKDRRLVIKQGLFSDIINYIKKKELIGKINGILLDFGISSSQLDNPERGFSFTFDGPLDMRMDQTKGQTASQWLMNANVNDIIFVLKTFGEERLCKRIAKAIIEHKNNPKKKPLTRTKHLTNLILKTIPKYTKKHPATRTFQAIRIYINNELEEIKQMLNGTLNILAPQGRISIISFHSLEDRLVKHFIRKNSKLLNIPINIPLTKFQIEQLSLKTIQLRDLGKIKPSYKEIKNNPRSRSSILRLAEKINNGYKKI; translated from the coding sequence ATGATAAAAAAACAATATAAACATATAGCTGTATTACAAGAAGAAGCAATAAACGGATTAAATATAAAACCAAATGGTATCTATATAGATGGAACATTCGGCACAGGTGGACATTCTAAATTAATTTTAAATAAACTAAATAAAAATGGTCGTTTAATAGTTATAGATCGCGATCCAGAAGCTATTAAAATAGCTAAATCAATTAAAGATCGCAGACTTGTAATTAAACAAGGATTATTTTCAGATATTATTAATTATATAAAAAAAAAAGAGTTAATAGGTAAAATAAATGGTATATTATTGGATTTTGGTATTTCGTCTTCACAATTAGATAACCCTGAACGTGGTTTTTCTTTTACATTTGATGGTCCGCTTGATATGCGTATGGATCAAACAAAAGGACAAACAGCATCACAATGGTTAATGAATGCTAATGTTAATGATATTATTTTTGTATTAAAAACTTTTGGAGAAGAACGCTTATGTAAGCGTATCGCAAAAGCAATTATAGAACATAAAAATAATCCAAAAAAAAAACCATTAACACGTACAAAACATCTTACAAATTTAATTTTAAAAACTATTCCAAAATATACAAAAAAACATCCAGCTACTCGCACTTTTCAAGCAATTAGAATTTATATTAATAACGAACTAGAAGAAATAAAACAAATGTTGAATGGAACATTAAATATCCTTGCTCCACAAGGAAGGATATCTATTATTAGTTTTCATTCGTTAGAAGATCGATTAGTAAAACATTTTATTAGAAAAAATAGTAAATTATTAAATATACCTATTAATATTCCATTAACAAAGTTTCAAATAGAACAATTAAGTTTAAAAACAATACAATTACGAGATTTAGGCAAAATAAAACCATCATATAAAGAAATAAAAAACAATCCTAGATCTCGTAGTTCAATATTACGATTAGCAGAAAAAATAAACAATGGTTATAAAAAAATATAA
- the speB gene encoding agmatinase, which yields MIHNTLGNNIDNSLVSNAFGFLRFPLNFSPYTSKADWVITGVPFDLATSGRSGSRYGPASIRQMSTNLAWEKCHWPWNFSLTERLNVIDCGDLVFSFGNTQDMCDKLQIHIEKLLKSNKKCLTFGGDHFITLPLLRAHAKYFGKMALVHFDAHTDTYNNNNKYDHGTMFYYAPIENLIDPKHSVHIGIRTEFCPNNSFTVLDSTQVNEQNINKILFKIKTITKKIPVYLTFDIDCLDPAFAPGTGTQVAGGLTSYCVLKLIRGLQPLNIIGMDLVEVAPVYDQSGITSLLASTIALEMLYIQAAKK from the coding sequence ATGATACATAATACATTAGGTAATAATATAGATAATTCGTTAGTATCTAACGCATTCGGTTTTTTAAGATTTCCTTTAAATTTTTCTCCATATACTTCAAAAGCTGATTGGGTAATTACTGGTGTTCCATTTGATCTAGCCACATCTGGGAGATCAGGTAGTAGATATGGACCAGCATCAATTCGTCAAATGTCAACTAATCTTGCATGGGAAAAATGTCATTGGCCTTGAAATTTTAGTTTAACTGAACGTTTAAATGTTATTGATTGCGGTGATTTAGTTTTTTCGTTTGGTAACACACAAGATATGTGTGACAAATTACAAATACATATAGAAAAATTACTAAAATCAAATAAAAAATGTTTAACATTTGGTGGTGATCATTTTATTACATTACCTTTATTACGAGCACATGCAAAATATTTTGGAAAAATGGCATTAGTTCATTTTGATGCCCATACTGATACATATAATAACAATAATAAATATGATCACGGAACTATGTTTTATTATGCACCAATAGAAAATCTAATTGATCCAAAACACTCAGTACACATTGGTATCCGTACTGAATTTTGTCCTAACAATAGTTTTACAGTATTAGATTCAACACAAGTAAACGAACAAAATATTAATAAAATTTTATTTAAAATAAAAACAATTACTAAAAAAATTCCTGTTTATTTAACATTTGATATTGATTGTTTAGATCCAGCTTTTGCTCCAGGAACAGGAACTCAAGTAGCAGGAGGGTTAACTTCTTATTGTGTATTAAAACTAATACGTGGTTTGCAACCTCTTAATATTATTGGTATGGATTTAGTAGAAGTAGCACCAGTTTATGATCAATCTGGGATTACTTCATTATTAGCTTCTACTATTGCATTAGAAATGTTATATATACAAGCTGCAAAAAAATAA